One Phaseolus vulgaris cultivar G19833 chromosome 4, P. vulgaris v2.0, whole genome shotgun sequence DNA window includes the following coding sequences:
- the LOC137838224 gene encoding uncharacterized protein, protein MKIFVESLDKGIWDAFENGPFIPTLEKDDVSIEKPWSQWTDAENKRAKFDCIAKSIITSALNSDDFFGVSQCRSSKEIWDTLEVTHEGMNDVKRARKHALIKEYEMFRMLKGESIADVQKRFTHIVNHLMSLGKVFDKEELNIKILKCLDRS, encoded by the coding sequence ATGaagatctttgttgaatctcttgataaaggaataTGGGATGCatttgaaaatggcccttttattcCTACGCTTGAAAAGGATGATGTTTctattgaaaagccttggtcgcaatggactgatgcagaaaacAAAAGAGCAAAGTTTGATTGTATTGCAAAAAGTATTATCACCTCTGCCTTAAATTCTGATGATTTTTTCGGGGTCTCTCAATGCAGATCTTCTAAGGAGATATGGGATACTctagaggtaactcatgaaggaaTGAACGATGTAAAGAGGGCAAGGAAACATGCTTTAATcaaagagtatgagatgtttagaatgctcaagGGAGAATCAATTGCGGATGTGCAAAAGCGGTTCACTCACATtgtcaatcatctcatgagtcttggaaaggtctttgacaaagaagagttgaatatcaagattctcaaatgtcttgatagatcttga